One Ananas comosus cultivar F153 linkage group 1, ASM154086v1, whole genome shotgun sequence DNA window includes the following coding sequences:
- the LOC109709684 gene encoding phospholipase D delta-like yields the protein MSSGSNHASDDMRKDSGENGTAKFLHGELEIWILEARCLPNMDLMSERMRRCFTAYGVCGAPCTKSNNRRSVKKIITSDPYVSICLAGATVAQTRVIPNTEDPKWEEHFFVPVAHPVSRVEFFVKDNDVFGAQLIGVASIPVEKVLAGAEVSGWFPVVGQYGNSMKQSPELRLSLRFKPIEENPLYKNGVGAGPEYLGVPSAYFPLRKGGSVTLYQDAHVLDNMLPKIELDGGRFFVQHKCWEDICHAILEAHHLIYIIGWSIFHQVKLVREPTRPLPSGGEMSLGELLKYKTQEGVRVVMLIWDDKTSHDKFLLKTDGVMHTHDEATRKFFKHSSVECVLAPRYASNKLSIFKQHVVGTLFTHHQKCVIMDTQAGGNNRKITAFIGGLDLCDGRYDTPEHRLFCDLDTVFKNDIHNPTFPVNNQGPRQPWHDLHCKVEGPAAYDILTNFEQRWRKATKWRVRLRKVTSWRDDTLIKIDRISWILSPSNDDADIQIFDEKDHENWHVQVFRSIDSGSVKGFPKIVHEAVSKNLVCAKNLKIDKSIHSAYVKAIRSAQHFIYIENQYFIGSSYCWPSYKNAGADNLIPMELALKIVSKIKAKERFAVYVVIPMWPEGVPTTAAMQEILFWQGQTMSMMYKTIAEALKKEGLSESSHPQDYLNFYCLGKREPAPKDNATSSPNSANDNSALRSSQKFRRFMIYVHSKGMIVDDEYVIIGSANINQRSMEGSRDTEIAMGAYQPHYKWAENGKHPRGQVYGYRMSLWAEHTATIEDCFREPQALECVKRVNEIAEDNWHSYIYPETKEMRGHLLKYPVKVEKDGRVGPLPGHEYFPDVGGKVLGSHSSLPDVLTT from the exons ATGTCGAGTGGTTCGAATCATGCGTCGGATGACATGAGAAAAGACTCGGGTGAAAACGGGACTGCCAAATTTCTGCATGGAGAGTTGGAAATCTGGATACTGGAAGCAAGATGCCTCCCAAACATGGACTTGATGAGTGAAAGAATGCGAAGATGCTTCACCGCCTACGGAGTCTGCGGTGCCCCTTGCACGAAATCCAACAACCGCAGGAGCGTCAAGAAGATCATAACGAGCGATCCCTACGTCTCGATCTGCTTGGCCGGCGCCACGGTGGCCCAAACGCGAGTTATTCCCAACACGGAAGACCCGAAATGGGAAGAACACTTTTTCGTCCCGGTTGCTCACCCCGTCAGCAGAGTTGAGTTCTTCGTCAAGGACAACGACGTCTTCGGAGCGCAGCTTATCGGCGTGGCTTCGATACCGGTCGAGAAAGTGCTCGCGGGGGCCGAAGTCAGCGGTTGGTTTCCCGTTGTGGGACAGTATGGAAATTCGATGAAGCAGTCTCCTGAACTGCGATTATCGTTGCGGTTTAAGCCGATAGAGGAAAATCCCTTGTACAAAAATGGTGTGGGCGCCGGTCCCGAGTATTTAGGCGTGCCTAGTGCATATTTTCCACTTAGGAAAGGGGGGAGTGTTACACTATACCAAGATGCTCATGTTCTTGATAATATGTTGCCTAAGATTGAGCTAGATGGGGGGAGGTTCTTCGTGCAGCATAAGTGTTGGGAGGATATTTGCCATGCGATTCTCGAAGCTCACCACCTGATATACATAATTGGATGGTCGATCTTTCATCAGGTCAAACTTGTGAGGGAGCCGACACGGCCGCTGCCCAGTGGAGGGGAAATGTCCCTCGGCGAGCTCTTGAAGTACAAGACACAAGAGGGAGTTCGTGTGGTTATGTTGATTTGGGATGATAAAACGTCGCACGATAAATTTCTCTTGAAAACG GATGGTGTTATGCATACGCATGATGAAGCAACAAGAAAGTTCTTTAAGCATTCAAGTGTCGAGTGTGTATTGGCTCCTCGATATGCTAGTAACAAGCTTAGCATTTTCAAGCAACAT GTTGTGGGGACATTATTTACTCACCATCAGAAGTGTGTTATAATGGACACACAAGCTGGCGGAAACAATCGCAAAATAACTGCTTTTATTGGTGGTCTAGATTTGTGTGATGGTAGATACGATACACCGGAACACAGGCTCTTCTGTGACCTTGACACTGTCTTCAAAAATGACATCCACAACCCTACATTTCCT GTTAACAACCAGGGTCCAAGGCAACCATGGCATGATTTGCATTGCAAAGTCGAGGGTCCCGCTGCTTACGATATACTCACAAACTTTGAACAAAGGTGGAGAAAGGCTACTAAATGGCGAGTTAGGCTAAGAAAAGTTACGAGTTGGCGTGATGATACCTTGATTAAAATTGATCGGATTTCGTGGATTCTTTCTCCTTCTAATGATGATGCAGATATTCAAATATTTGATGAAAAAGATCATGAAAACTGGCATGTACAG GTTTTCAGGTCGATAGATTCAGGATCAGTGAAAGGATTTCCGAAAATTGTTCACGAGGCTGTGTCAAAG AACCTTGTTTGTGCGAAGAACTTGAAGATAGACAAGAGCATACACAGTGCTTATGTGAAAGCAATAAGGTCGGCACAACATTTTATATACATCGAGAACCAGTACTTTATCGGATCTTCCTATTGCTGGCCATCATACAAAAATGCAG GCGCGGATAACTTGATTCCAATGGAATTGGCTTTGAAGATTGTAAGCAAGATTAAGGCAAAAGAGCGTTTCGCGGTGTATGTTGTGATACCAATGTGGCCTGAGGGAGTTCCAACTACAGCTGCTATGCAAGAAATTCTTTTCTGGCAG GGACAAACAATGTCGATGATGTACAAAACTATTGCAGAGGCTCTGAAGAAAGAAGGATTATCTGAGAGTAGTCATCCGCAGGATTACTTAAATTTCTATTGTCTTGGAAAGCGTGAACCGGCACCGAAAGACAATGCCACAAGTTCTCCAAATAGTGCAAATGATAACTCAGCATTG CGCTCCTCCCAGAAATTTCGCAGATTTATGATATATGTGCATTCTAAAGGGATGATCGTGGATGATGAATACGTAATCATCGGATCGGCCAACATAAACCAGCGATCTATGGAGGGCTCGAGGGACACAGAAATTGCGATGGGTGCTTATCAACCGCACTATAAATGGGCCGAAAATGGCAAGCACCCTCGTGGACAG GTTTATGGATACCGAATGTCGCTCTGGGCCGAGCACACGGCGACGATCGAGGATTGTTTTCGCGAGCCGCAAGCCCTCGAATGCGTTAAACGGGTGAACGAAATAGCTGAAGATAACTGGCACTCCTACATTTACCCAGAAACGAAGGAGATGAGGGGACACCTTCTGAAGTACCCAGTCAAGGTAGAGAAAGATGGGAGGGTTGGACCTTTGCCGGGACATGAATACTTTCCAGATGTAGGTGGTAAGGTTCTTGGATCGCATTCTTCGCTTCCCGACGTTTTAACCACGTAA